In Clostridium sp. JN-1, one genomic interval encodes:
- a CDS encoding stage V sporulation protein D: MTKREYRDKVIVRKRMVIIFCFLLLLICGLIGRMIYVMVYESPKLKSIAIAQWTSEVKIDAKRGKVLDKSGHELAISANVYRVDLDMNTLRQTMKEKNLSQDQVASELAAAMSMDKNEVSKILSKTLPGGLPLSSVNLKRRVEKEQADNVRNLNLNGVLISGDTKRYYPNGNFLSHVLGHTNSDGNGLTGVELYYNKQLSGTPGVRISETDRKSKGLPYTISDYTKPVDGEDVVLTIDEMIQSFCEKIAAQTLNDNKAKAVSIIVMNPKNGEILAMVNKPDYNPNDPWIEGKSYDELQKTWRNRAVSDTFEPGSIFKVVTASAALEEGIVNKDTKFSCNGSIKIGNKTIHCWKSAGHGEQTFSDILKNSCNVGFAQLGKMIGKETLNKYIQKFGFGQKTGIDLPGEAKGIIKKTQDITDIDLATISFGQANTVSAVQYLTAFNAIANGGTLIKPHVMKEITHYDDTKKENVVDQTFDISGSNSKKIVDSSKMSELRGYLERVVSEGGGKKACIEGYHIAGKTGTAQKAGVGGYQSGKYISSFAGMAPANDPKVTVLVSIDEPDPSNYYAAQTAAPAAKLVFNDIFNYMGIKGDKSQEEAAKSMLKDVVIPDVRGMKKEDAQKLLKDNGLNAEVDNNGEYIVDMNPKPGYTVKEGSKVILYTGSAENYNKVVAVPDITGLSPQKAVEVFQSVGLKANFEGEGIVCDQSIKPGKQVEKGTVIDVEADPIGD; this comes from the coding sequence TTGACTAAAAGAGAATATAGAGATAAAGTTATTGTAAGAAAGAGAATGGTAATTATCTTTTGTTTTCTTTTATTATTAATTTGCGGACTCATAGGGAGAATGATATATGTAATGGTATATGAGTCACCTAAATTGAAATCAATTGCCATCGCACAGTGGACAAGCGAAGTAAAGATTGATGCTAAAAGAGGAAAGGTTTTGGATAAAAGTGGACACGAGCTTGCAATAAGTGCAAATGTCTATAGAGTTGATTTAGACATGAATACTTTGAGGCAGACTATGAAAGAAAAAAATTTATCTCAAGATCAAGTTGCATCTGAATTAGCTGCGGCTATGTCAATGGATAAAAATGAAGTTTCTAAAATTTTAAGTAAGACACTTCCAGGTGGACTGCCGCTTTCTTCAGTTAATTTAAAGAGAAGGGTAGAAAAAGAACAAGCAGATAATGTGAGAAACTTAAATTTAAATGGTGTTCTCATATCTGGAGATACTAAAAGATATTATCCTAATGGTAATTTTTTATCACATGTTTTAGGACATACTAATTCAGATGGAAATGGACTTACAGGTGTTGAACTTTACTATAATAAACAACTTTCTGGCACCCCAGGGGTTAGAATTTCGGAAACCGATAGAAAAAGCAAAGGGCTTCCATATACGATTTCTGATTATACAAAACCAGTTGATGGAGAGGACGTTGTTTTAACTATAGATGAAATGATTCAAAGCTTTTGTGAAAAAATTGCAGCTCAAACCTTGAATGATAATAAAGCTAAAGCTGTAAGTATAATTGTGATGAATCCTAAGAATGGTGAAATACTTGCTATGGTGAATAAACCGGATTACAATCCAAATGATCCGTGGATTGAAGGAAAATCATATGATGAACTTCAAAAAACGTGGAGAAACAGAGCGGTTAGTGATACCTTTGAACCAGGTTCTATATTTAAGGTAGTAACAGCTTCTGCAGCTTTGGAAGAGGGAATAGTAAATAAAGATACAAAGTTTTCATGTAATGGAAGTATAAAGATAGGAAATAAGACTATACACTGCTGGAAAAGTGCAGGTCATGGAGAACAAACATTTAGTGACATATTAAAAAATTCATGTAATGTAGGATTTGCACAGCTTGGAAAGATGATTGGAAAAGAAACTTTAAACAAGTATATACAAAAATTTGGTTTCGGACAGAAAACAGGTATAGATTTGCCTGGTGAAGCTAAAGGTATAATTAAAAAAACTCAGGATATAACTGATATAGATCTTGCTACCATATCTTTTGGGCAGGCAAATACAGTTTCAGCAGTTCAATATTTAACTGCATTTAATGCAATAGCAAATGGAGGTACCCTTATAAAACCCCATGTCATGAAAGAAATAACTCATTATGATGATACTAAAAAGGAAAATGTAGTTGATCAAACTTTTGATATCTCAGGCAGTAATAGTAAAAAAATCGTAGATTCTAGTAAAATGTCAGAATTGAGGGGATACCTTGAAAGAGTAGTATCAGAAGGCGGCGGAAAAAAAGCTTGTATAGAAGGCTACCATATAGCTGGTAAAACTGGAACTGCACAAAAAGCTGGAGTTGGAGGATACCAATCAGGAAAATATATATCTTCATTTGCTGGAATGGCACCAGCTAATGATCCAAAGGTAACAGTATTAGTATCTATAGATGAACCAGATCCATCTAACTATTATGCTGCTCAAACTGCAGCGCCTGCAGCTAAATTGGTTTTTAATGATATATTTAATTATATGGGTATAAAAGGTGACAAAAGCCAAGAAGAAGCAGCTAAGAGCATGTTAAAGGATGTGGTAATTCCAGATGTTAGAGGAATGAAAAAAGAGGATGCACAAAAATTATTAAAAGATAATGGTCTAAATGCAGAAGTTGATAATAATGGAGAGTATATAGTAGATATGAATCCTAAACCAGGGTATACAGTAAAAGAAGGTAGTAAAGTTATACTTTACACAGGAAGTGCAGAAAATTATAATAAAGTAGTAGCTGTTCCAGATATAACAGGATTGAGTCCACAAAAAGCAGTTGAAGTATTTCAAAGTGTAGGTTTAAAGGCAAACTTTGAAGGAGAAGGCATAGTATGTGATCAAAGTATCAAACCAGGGAAACAAGTTGAAAAGGGAACGGTTATAGATGTTGAAGCAGATCCTATAGGAGATTAA
- a CDS encoding UDP-N-acetylmuramoyl-L-alanyl-D-glutamate--2,6-diaminopimelate ligase, whose amino-acid sequence MKLKQVLDNIEYKVLKGSEDLDIRQIQYDSREVKKGDLFVCIEGYSTDGHKYINSAAKNGATAIICSREVENLPDCTILMVDDSRKVLAKAGANYYDNPADKLKIIGITGTNGKTTSTFMMKSILETAGYKVGLVGTIANYIGNKKVPTHRTTPESLELQKLFKEMVDEGVEYCVMEVSSHSLYLNRVYGIKFCEAIFTNLTRDHLDFHKTFENYYKAKLILFKNTLNSIVNLDDTYGDRVYKDAGGNKISYSINKDANVRADNIHMHSRGIEFDLTYNSKAVHINLNIPGRYNVMNALGSAAACLNEGISLEIVKKGLENMLYVPGRCEIVTQNYNLGYEVIVDYAHTPDGLQNILNTAREFTKGRLISVFGCGGDRDNTKRPIMGKIGTDLSDIAVITSDNPRTEDPMSIIKEVTAGVEKDNYIVIENRREAIKKAMEMAKKDDVIVVAGKGHEDYQILKDKTIHFDEREVVSEIVKELNK is encoded by the coding sequence ATGAAATTAAAGCAAGTTCTTGATAATATTGAATATAAAGTTTTAAAAGGCAGCGAAGATCTAGACATAAGACAAATTCAATATGATTCAAGGGAAGTCAAAAAAGGGGATCTATTTGTTTGTATTGAAGGATATAGTACAGATGGTCATAAGTACATAAATAGTGCTGCTAAAAATGGAGCAACTGCAATAATATGCAGTAGAGAAGTAGAAAATTTACCTGATTGCACTATTTTAATGGTAGATGATAGTAGAAAAGTTCTTGCAAAGGCAGGGGCTAATTATTATGATAATCCTGCAGACAAACTTAAAATTATAGGAATTACAGGGACTAATGGCAAAACCACATCAACTTTTATGATGAAGTCAATTTTGGAAACTGCCGGATATAAAGTAGGGCTTGTAGGAACTATAGCTAATTATATAGGAAATAAAAAAGTACCAACTCACAGAACTACTCCTGAATCATTGGAACTTCAAAAGTTATTTAAGGAAATGGTAGATGAAGGTGTTGAGTATTGTGTTATGGAAGTTTCTTCACACTCACTTTATTTAAATAGAGTGTATGGAATTAAATTTTGTGAAGCAATATTTACAAATTTGACAAGAGATCATTTGGATTTCCACAAGACTTTTGAAAATTATTATAAAGCCAAGTTAATACTTTTTAAAAACACTTTAAATTCAATAGTAAACTTAGATGATACTTACGGAGATAGGGTATACAAAGATGCAGGTGGAAATAAAATTTCATATTCAATTAATAAAGATGCCAATGTCAGGGCAGATAATATACATATGCATTCAAGGGGAATAGAATTTGATTTAACATATAATAGCAAAGCAGTTCATATAAATTTAAATATACCAGGCAGATACAATGTTATGAATGCTCTTGGCAGTGCAGCTGCTTGTCTGAATGAAGGTATATCACTTGAAATAGTAAAAAAAGGTCTTGAAAATATGTTATATGTTCCAGGAAGGTGTGAGATAGTAACTCAAAATTATAATCTTGGATATGAAGTTATAGTAGATTATGCACATACTCCAGATGGTCTTCAAAATATATTAAATACAGCAAGAGAATTTACTAAAGGCAGACTTATAAGTGTTTTTGGATGTGGAGGAGATAGGGATAATACTAAAAGACCTATTATGGGTAAGATTGGAACTGACTTAAGTGATATTGCAGTAATTACTTCAGATAATCCAAGAACAGAAGATCCAATGTCTATAATAAAAGAAGTTACAGCAGGAGTTGAAAAAGACAACTATATAGTAATAGAAAACAGAAGAGAAGCTATAAAGAAAGCTATGGAGATGGCTAAAAAGGATGATGTTATAGTAGTAGCTGGAAAAGGTCATGAAGATTATCAAATATTAAAGGATAAAACCATACATTTTGATGAAAGAGAGGTAGTAAGTGAAATAGTAAAAGAACTTAACAAGTAG